In a genomic window of Myotis daubentonii chromosome X, mMyoDau2.1, whole genome shotgun sequence:
- the SLC25A5 gene encoding ADP/ATP translocase 2, with the protein MTDAAVSFAKDFLAGGVAAAISKTAVAPIERVKLLLQVQHASKQITADKQYKGIIDCVVRIPKEQGVLSFWRGNLANVIRYFPTQALNFAFKDKYKQIFLGGVDKAQFWRYFAGNLASGGAAGATSLCFVYPLDFARTRLAADVGKAGAEREFKGLGDCLVKIYKSDGLRGLYQGFNVSVQGIIIYRAAYFGVYDTAKGMLPDPKNTHIFISWMIAQSVTAVAGLTSYPFDTVRRRMMMQSGRKGSDIMYTGTLDCWRKIARDEGGKAFFKGAWSNVLRGMGGAFVLVLYDEIKKFT; encoded by the exons ATGACAGATGCCGCTGTGTCCTTTGCCAAGGACTTCCTGGCAGGTGGAGTGGCCGCAGCCATCTCCAAGACAGCCGTAGCACCCATCGAGCGGGTCAAGCTGCTGCTGCAG GTGCAGCATGCCAGCAAGCAAATCACTGCAGATAAGCAATACAAGGGCATTATAGACTGCGTGGTTCGTATCCCCAAGGAGCAGGGAGTCCTGTCCTTCTGGCGTGGTAACCTGGCCAATGTCATCAGATACTTCCCTACCCAGGCTCTCAACTTTGCCTTCAAAGATAAATACAAGCAGATCTTCCTGGGTGGTGTGGACAAAGCCCAGTTTTGGCGATACTTTGCAGGGAATCTGGCATCAGGTGGTGCTGCTGGGGCCACCTCCTTGTGTTTTGTGTATCCTCTTGATTTTGCCCGTACCCGTCTAGCAGCTGATGTGGGCAAAGCTGGAGCTGAAAGGGAATTCAAAGGCCTCGGTGACTGCCTGGTTAAGATCTACAAATCTGATGGGCTTAGAGGCCTATACCAAGGCTTTAATGTGTCGGTACAGGGTATCATCATCTACCGAGCTGCCTACTTCGGTGTCTATGACACTGCAAAGG GAATGCTTCCAGATCCCAAGAATACTCACATCTTTATCAGCTGGATGATCGCACAGTCTGTCACAGCGGTGGCTGGGTTGACTTCCTATCCATTTGACACTGTTCGTCGCCGCATGATGATGCAGTCAGGGCGCAAAGGAT CTGATATCATGTACACAGGCACACTCGACTGCTGGAGGAAGATTGCTCGTGATGAAGGAGGCAAAGCTTTTTTCAAGGGTGCATGGTCCAATGTTCTCAGAGGCATGGGGGGTGCTTTTGTGCTTGTCTTGTATGATGAAATCAAGAAGTTCACATAA